gtactgggattaaaggcatgcgccaccatgcccggtccccTTATTTATTACTATATGGTGCCAGAATTCAATCAAGGGCTTCctgtatgctaggcaaacattctaatTTAGTTACATCCCAAGCCCTTGCCTTCCTTATGTGCCTCATTATTCTTCATTACCATCTCAACTACAATTAATTACCTTTTAGCATATCTCCCATGACTATAACATAAGGTCTATGGGAGTTAAGGTAATTTTAGAGTCTGCCATGTTTCTAGTGCCTGAACCACTGGCTGGCTGAGAATACATATTCAGGAAATATAGCAAGTGAGTCAGATGAATTATTAACATGAAAAATGATCTTATGTATTAAGTTAAAGAGGAGATACAAACCAGTATGCATAGTACAATTTCACTTTACATACTcattgaagaattaaaaaaataaaagaggtaaaGCAAAATGTTAGCAGTGTTAAACTTGTCAGTACTTCATAGATACTTCTTAGATTCTACTATGGAaggcacattattattattagttttagattttttgaggcagggtaccattgtagcacaggctgatctagaactcactctgtagcccaaggctggtcttgaattcacacaACCCTCCtaacttagcctcccaagtgataggattaaaggcatgcctcatTACATGAAGGAATCATTATTtttacaataagaaaaaaaaaggtgtgtttcTTTTAAAAGTGATAAATAAGACgggagtagagagatggcttaccagttatacgaacttgcttgcaaagcctgatagcccaggtttgatttcccagcacccatgtaaagccagatgcacaaagtaatgcaatgtgtctggattttgtatgcagtggcaagagacctggcatgcccatactctctcaaataaataaaaatatttaaaaagtaaataaaaagttataaaaaatgcAACCTACCAGTCCATTTAAATTCTTTATGTTGTTTCTTCCTAAAGATAATATCCTCAAGTTTTCTGTAGTGGAAAGAAAGCATTTTGTTTATGAGAATACTATACAAATATTAGACATTTACTATAATAAAGCTTTAGCTACATTTTATAGAACATCTATATATAATGAGTGAAAAAGCTACACTATAAAAGTAGATAATCAAATAAACATCATCTAAGGTAAAAACTACACTATAATTTCACATCATAGTAATATTAAACTTAAAACTGACTAattgggctggaaggatagcttagcagttaaggcatatgaccacaaagccaaaagacccaggtttgattctccaggacccatataagccaggtacacaaggcggcatgtgcatctggtgtttgtttgcagtggctggaggccctagcacactcattctctcactctctcaaataaataaaaattttaaaactagatAATTACTTGGAATGCGTGGTCATAAATTGCTGGCTATGGAAACATTACAAGGATAAAAgagaacagggctgaagagaaggcttagtggctaaggatcccggttcaactctccaggtcccatgtaagccagatgcgcatggtgacacatgcgtctggagttcgtttgcagtggctagaggccctggcacgcccattctcactctctctctgtgtcgctaatacacaaaaataaacatctttgccaggcatggtggcacacgcctttaatcccagcactcggaaggcagaagtaggaagatcaccatgagtttgaggccaccctgagactacagagtgaattccaggtcagcctggcctagagtgaaaccctatctaaaaaaaaaaaaaaaaaaaaaaaattaattgtaagCTTGGCCACATATACATCTCAAATATAAATGAAGACATATTAAAAACACTCccatgaagccgggcatggtggcacaagtctttaatcccagcacttgggaggcagaagttaagAGGATtactatgggtttgaggccatcctgggactacatacagactgagttccaggtcagcctgagctagagagagaccctacctagaaaaagcaaacaaacaaacaaattaaaaataaaaataaggcttctAGCTAATGGCAGTTATTGGTTGCAGGAGGAGGAGTCATTCtcatcagtggtatagccactagtAAAAAGGTTCAATGGAAGGGGGATAAGGAAAGAATGAGGGGAagccagaaatggtggcacatacctttaatcccagcactgaggtaagagaataactataaaaaataattaaaaaaagatacctGAGTTTTGagaccagatgcatgtgccatctgtgcatctgtgcattgtgcatctggctttacatgggtcctggggaactgaacctgagtcctttggttttgcaggcaagagccttaactgctaagccatctattcaaccatctctacagcctctaattttcttcctttctttctctctctctctttttctttctttcttttctattattttgaggtagggttgggtcttgctctggcccaggctgacctggaattcactatataatctcagggtggccttgaattcatggcaatccttctacctttgcctcccaagtcctgggattaaaggtatgcgccaccatgccaccttttttttttttttttttgagatagtctcacactgtagaccaggctggcctagaactcaatatgtagccaaggctagtcATGAACActctgcaatcctcttacctcagccttttaaatgcttggattacagataagagccaccacaaccagctaaagttagtttttctttttctttttttttttttttttttgaggtagagtcttgctctagcccaggctgacctggaattcactatgtactgtcaggttggccttgaactcatggcaatcctcctatctctgcctctcgaatactgggattaaaggtatgcaccacaatgcctgaccccactatttatttttatttttattttttttggtttttcaaggtagggtctcactctagcttaggctgacctggaattcactatatagtctcagagtggccttgaattcatggcgatcatacctctgcctcccaagtgctaggattaaaggtgtgcgccaccatacccagcttattttttaaattttgacacagggtctcattttctctaataaataaagtattttttaagagagagagaagaaccagatagaaagatagatagaatgggcgcatcacagcctccagccactgcaaacaaactccagatacatgcaccaccttgtgcgtctggcttatttgggtcctggggtctgtaggctttgcaggcaaacgttttaaccactaaggcattgctccagccctaataaaatatttttaaaaacagatctcTACAGCTGggacaatggcttagcagttaaggcatttgcctacaaagccaaaggacctagttcaagttcccagaacccacataagccagatgcacaaggtggcacatgcaccggtagtttgtttgtagaaattggaggtcctggcgtgtctattcatttctctctctctctttcccaaataaacaaataaaaacaaaataaaaatatttgagacttccggttaagatggtgatgtaggaaccacgccaaagcagcctaggagagaaaaagccaaaaaaaaaacccagcaaaatatactcttctactaaaaagtgaggtgtatgagaaattaccaacagcagcagagaggtaggagagatcCCAGGCacacagagcccacacaggcaggcagaagcggctccagcagtggcggcaccaggtctgcggggccacagctgccaggctcggcttgagccacaggaaaagccatgtGAGGGGATTTTCACTCACATCggagctccttgcaaactcaagaaacgtaaAGGGAGAACAGCAGCAACGGAGGAACAGATtacgaggtagaggatcacgtggaccagcgggagaacAAGAGCCACCAtcctcagcctcccctcccctaccgccAGTGAAAGTGcctgcaagcaccagagaccagtggAAGGGaacacacagcacccagcactagcagccagagcagcgatccaacaacccagccagtctACCTGAACCCAcaatgcaccaaagagggactcaagcaggagcgcagtataactgagaccaaaatcaccccaaaaggtaactgggattacaccaggtcattacccaccaaataagcctggtctATAGGCCAGAACCAGAAgcgctaattgcaccttccatatcaggatatattatatgttaaatctgatggattgttggatttgccattcttaaataagctatattttgggcttgttatttgttgcttcttgatttatagtggctttgtttcctcttcttctgttgttcattagggaagggtctcacttggtcacaagctgacttggaaccctcaacagaccagaaatcttacgtccttattgacaggattaagggtttgAGGCACCACAcacctaagggacagtgactttgttagaggatatggttgtcataatacctactcttgcataaatactctgtgctgtttttattgaatgtgtacattgtttagttaaattttagaatctgcctgtattttgttccactcagcctacttaaatactttcatagcagacaaacccaacatctagggtcatttttgtagatactctgagagtcttgagagccatacttagcaccttaaactcctaccctgaagatatataacaccagATTGGTTGATAcaactaataatactgcagctaacttgaaaatccaagcattaaattaatccaagatgtaaaaatatatacattacaacaaaagaaacaccaaaaatcaagacaatataaatccaccaaaaaattattaatgcatcagaaatgacctccagtaagaatgagttagaggaaatgcctgaaaaagatttcaaaagaatcattattaatatgctcaaagaagttaaagaggaaatcaaaggaatcaaagaagacacaggacaccaatttaatgaaataaagaggtcaatacaagacataaacaaggaaatagaaataataaagaaaaaacagtgagaattgctagcaatgaagaacacagttaatgaaataaaaaactctgtagaaaatctcaccagactggcacaaaaacagacatgtagatcagtggaacagaatagaggacccagatgtaagcccaagtagctatagccacctgatattcgataaaaatgccaaaaatactcattggagaagatacagcctcttcagcaaatggtgttttgaaaattggatatatatctgcagaaggatgaaaatagattcttctctctcgccatgcacaagaattaagtccaaatggattaaagaccttaacatcagaccggaaactctgaaactgctagaggaaaaagtaggggaaacccttcaacatattggtcttggcaaagactttctgaatacaaccccaattgctcaggcaataaaaccacagattaaccactgggacctaatgaaattacaaagattttgcactgcaaaggacacagtgaaaaaagcaaagaggcaacctacagaatgggaaaaaatcttcaccagctatatatctgataaaggattaatatctaggatatacaaagaactcaaaaagttaaataataaggaatcaaacaagccaatcaaaaaatgggctatggagctaaatagagagttctcaaaggaagaaatacaaatggcatataagcatctaaaaaaaatgttctacgtcactagtcatcagggaaatgcagattaaaactacattgagattctatctcactcctgtcagattggccaccatcatgaaaacaaatgatcataaatgttggcggggatgtggaaaaaaaggaacccttctgcactgctggtgggaatgcaatctggtccagccattgtggaaaacagtgtggaggttcctaaaacagctagagattgatctaccatatgacccagctatagcactcctaggcatatatccaaaggactcatctcatttccttagaagtacgtgctcaaccatgtttattgctgctcaatttataatagctgggaaatggaaccagcctagatgtccctcaacagatgagtggataatgaagatgtggcacatttatacaatggagttctactcagcggtaaagaaaaatgaagttatgaaatttgcagaaaaatggatggacctggaaagtattatactaagtgaggtaacccagacccagaaagccaagcgccacatgttctctctcatatgtggatcctagctacagatgactgggcttctgcgtgagaatgaaaatacttagtagcagaggccagtaagttaaaaaggagacataaagggtagagaaagaaagggaggaggatacttaataggttgatattgtatatatgtaattacaatgattgtaatggggaggtaatatgatggagaatggaatttcaaatgggaaagtgtgggggtggggagggagggaattaccatgggatatattttataatcatggaaaatgttaataaaaactaaaaaaaaaaaaaaagctcaccagtagaatggatgaaggacagaatatctaagctagaagaccaggtggcagatataatacagtccaacaaagagaaagacaaactaataggaaagtatgaacgggaatttcaaaatatttgggacactctgaagagatcaaacataagaatacagGGTATAGCTTCCTTTTTCTCCGACATCTTAGCGAAGCCGCAGTGGTCGCAGCGGCTCTCCAAGCTTCGCCATGCCGCCCAAGGACGACAAGAAGAAGAAAGACGCCGGGAAGTCGGCTAAGAAAGACAAAGACCCAGTAAACAAGTCTGGGGGCAAGGCCAAAAAGAAGAAGTGGTCCAAAGGCAAAGTTCGGGACAAGCTCAACAACCTAGTCCTGTTTGACAAAGCTACGTACGACAAACTCTGTAAAGAAGTTCCCAACTATAAGCTTATTACCCCTGCTGTGGTCTCTGAGAGACTGAAGATCCGCGGTTCCCTGGCCAGGGCAGCCCTTCAGGAGCTCCTTAGTAAAGGACTTATCAAACTGGTTTCAAAGCACAGAACTCAAGTGATTTACACCAGAAATACCAAGGGTGGAGATGCCCCCGCTGCTGGTGAAGATGCATGAACAGGTTCAACTCAACTGACTGtacatttggaaaaataaaatttattaagtcaaaaaaaaaaaaaaagaatacagggtatagtagaaggagaagaatttcactccatagtagacattttcaacaaaatcatagaagaaaatttctcccaaattgggaaa
The nucleotide sequence above comes from Jaculus jaculus isolate mJacJac1 chromosome 7, mJacJac1.mat.Y.cur, whole genome shotgun sequence. Encoded proteins:
- the LOC123462114 gene encoding 40S ribosomal protein S25-like → MPPKDDKKKKDAGKSAKKDKDPVNKSGGKAKKKKWSKGKVRDKLNNLVLFDKATYDKLCKEVPNYKLITPAVVSERLKIRGSLARAALQELLSKGLIKLVSKHRTQVIYTRNTKGGDAPAAGEDA